The following are from one region of the Vidua chalybeata isolate OUT-0048 chromosome 12, bVidCha1 merged haplotype, whole genome shotgun sequence genome:
- the BHLHE40 gene encoding class E basic helix-loop-helix protein 40, protein MERIPSAQPPPGCLGKLPALESGDLPGLDFAHMYQVYKPRRGLKRSEDNKETYKLPHRLIEKKRRDRINECIAQLKDLLPEHLKLTTLGHLEKAVVLELTLKHVKALTNLIEQQQQKIIALQSGLQAGDLSSRNLDSSQEMFRSGFQMCAKEMLQYLAKHENGKELKSSQLVSHLHRMASEVLQGGAARKAGDIPPKMDLKEKPAPLGEGHGKNCVPVIQRTFAHSSGEQSGSDTDTDSGYGGELEKSDSKPEQPYFKKDTDLKYAVQERISSIKQETEDPPAKRSRLESPQDEGPFGSDMMGSPSSFLGPHAHQPPLCLPFYLIPPSATAYLPMLEKCWYPASVPVLYPSLPASAAALTGFMNPDKISPPLLMPQRLPSPVPAHSPIDSSALLQALKQIPPLNLETKD, encoded by the exons aTGGAGCGCATCCCCAGCGCGCAGCCCCCGCCCGGCTGCCTGGGCAAGCTGCCCGCCCTGGAGAGCGGAGACCTGCCGGG GCTGGACTTCGCGCACATGTACCAGGTGTACAAGCCCCGGAGGGGCTTAAAGAGGAGCGAGGACAACAAG gaGACCTACAAGCTGCCGCACCGGCTGATCGAGAAGAAGAGGCGCGACAGGATCAACGAGTGCATCGCGCAGCTGAAGGACCTGCTGCCCGAGCACCTCAAGCTGACG ACTCTAGggcacctggagaaggctgtGGTTCTGGAGCTCACCTTGAAGCACGTGAAGGCACTGACCAATCTTAtcgagcagcagcagcagaagatcATCGCTTTGCAGAGCGGTTTGCAGGCGG GTGACCTGTCATCGAGAAACCTTGATTCCAGCCAGGAAATGTTTCGATCCGGTTTCCAGATGTGTGCCAAGGAAATGCTGCAATACCTGGCAAAGCACGAGAACGGCAAGGAGCTGAAGTCGTCGCAGCTGGTCAGCCACCTGCACCGGATGGCCAGCGAGGTGCTGCAGGGCGGGGCCGCCCGCAAGGCCGGGGACATCCCTCCCAAAATGGACTTGAAGGAGAAGCCGGCGCCCCTGGGCGAGGGCCACGGGAAGAACTGCGTGCCCGTGATCCAGCGGACATTCGCTCACTCCAGCGGGGAGCAGAGCGGCAGcgacacggacacggacagcGGGTACGggggagagctggagaaaagcGACTCCAAACCGGAGCAGCCCTATTTCAAAAAGGATACCGACCTCAAGTACGCTGTCCAGGAGAGAATAAGCTCTATTAAGCAAGAGACTGAGGACCCGCCGGCCAAAAGGAGCAGGCTGGAGTCGCCGCAGGACGAGGGCCCTTTTGGCAGTGACATGATGGgctctcccagcagcttccTGGGCCCCCACGCTCACCAGCCTCCCCTGTGCCTGCCTTTCTACCTGATCCCGCCGTCCGCCACCGCCTACCTGCCCATGCTGGAGAAGTGCTGGTACCCAGCCTCAGTTCCTGTGCTGTACCCCAGCCTGCCGGCCTCTGCCGCAGCACTGACGGGCTTCATGAACCCCGACAAAATCTCCCCCCCTCTGCTGATGCCCCAGAGACTCCCTTCTCCTGTACCGGCCCATTCCCCCATCGACTCCTCCGCTCTGCTTCAAGCTTTGAAGCAGATTCCTCCTTTGAACTTGGAAACCAAAGACTGA